A genomic stretch from Podospora pseudoanserina strain CBS 124.78 chromosome 3, whole genome shotgun sequence includes:
- a CDS encoding hypothetical protein (EggNog:ENOG503PW2T) has product MSLPFEISQIHGALALAYRVIEIGWSDIHDAHEQYLEFGQDIKDLRISLLNLAGAIDQADRGSLLNNRPTTAAANNFHHVLGNFTGVLEECLRLFERHSTYGRNRGPIYNWRWFLLVKDEVMMLRERIAFLNIKLSVAFKALEIETSDGTRRLIVGVGELLLQRFDLLEARLSVMLGQPRPAEPERVLEIPQPLEDLLVAIAISKHGSLSSMPLAQGIDETIFYLDRATCWHARRRVEQPAEQILVSQIANMIRAYWTLQATRSGNECMEVSSRATIDDLEAHFPRLGMTVQRYLHKLGERIFDAHDALAQNGSQVPTWAQVQEALHREQHSWDEHCGWRPPQYDENDPRRGEKIFTCRLQDHNTAEQYLEIWQHDAKNNQQLTMITCVANRDTVYQVDRTSLMVIPSDDSLVQGNDFYSIIINPSHLGGQAGFRLAFHTKGALFDLQQFFTGYRVVDDLFGAKIILQQAEGVLRGTQRRSTGRVQLWSSTVRPTGRALPKEILTSSTSTLRNLPGMGFNPSTPPPVLPPLDSFSRLTLSQEPALTPATSPTSSSQSVETPPPIMSSFRQTPFPNSNNRFSGNSCNSNSPWQHPMLLAQVGGATQSSPVPQRYSTQSDDFQTTLTSPVSPVQRSNANTNRPLPRRPSVAFSVTSQSSAVSVASTTQSAAMIQVGPRGTMGCIIQAPEPPRLVLFIRGRTSAEPSSLLAIDINSNIRINPDLCKCRQGRSEHPQARQQAAPSQCCQVVLQPAGGRDKIYAKETAAPEDTKSVNNKKKNNGGGTEGASTWNLASAGRFQQYNDLSKGGMKQVKKLKLVTIEFGSVQARQRFVTNFNDLKELYSKYAVV; this is encoded by the exons ATGTCGCTGCCCTTTGAGATATCGCAGATTCACGGTGCTCTTGCTCTCGCCTACAGGGTTATTGAGATTGGATGGAGTGACATCCATGACGCTCACGAACAATACCTCGAGTTCGGACAGGACATCAAGGACCTGAGAATCagtcttctcaacctcgcTGGCGCCATTGACCAAGCCGATCGTGGTTCACTCCTCAACAATAGACCGACTaccgctgctgccaacaaCTTCCACCATGTGCTCGGCAATTTCACCGGCGTCCTTGAGGAGTGCTTACGACTCTTCGAACGTCATTCTACATATGGCCGCAACCGAGGCCCGATCTACAACTGGCGATGGTTTCTCCTCGTCAAGGACGAGGTCATGATGCTGAGGGAGCGTATTGCTTTCTTGAACATAAAACTTTCAGTAGCCTTCAAGGCTCTAGAAAT TGAGACCAGTGATGGCACTCGGAGGCTGATTGTAGGGGTTGGCGAGCTACTCCTACAACGTTTTGACTTACTTGAGGCGAGACTATCGGTAATGCTCGGCCAGCCCCGGCCAGCCGAGCCGGAGCGGGTTCTTGAAATTCCACAGCCCTTGGAGGATTTGTTGGTGGCCATTGCCATCTCGAAACACGGAAGTCTAAGCAGCATGCCCCTCGCACAAGGCATAGATGAAACCATCTTCTATCTCGATAGGGCCACATGCTGGCACGCCAGGAGAAGAGTCGAGCAACCTGCCGAGCAGATCCTGGTATCGCAGATTGCCAACATGATCCGAGCTTACTGGACACTTCAGGCCACTAGGTCGGGCAATGAATGCATGGAAGTCTCCTCCAGGGCGACTATTGATGACTTGGAGGCACACTTTCCGCGTCTTGGCATGACGGTGCAGAGATATCTGCACAAGCTAGGAGAG AGGATATTCGATGCTCATGATGCACTGGCTCAGAATGGAAGTCAGGTTCCAACCTGGGCTCAGGTGCAAGAGGCTTTACACAGGGAACAGCATAGCTGGGATGAGCATTGTGGTTGGAGGCCACCACAGTATGACGAGAACGATCCCAGGAGGGGCGAGAAGATCTTCACCTG TCGTTTGCAAGATCACAATACTGCCGAGCAATATCTGGAGATATGGCAACACGACGCAAAGAATAACCAGCAACTGACAATGATCACATGTGTAGCCAACAGAGACACAGTCTACCAGGTCGACCGCACAAGTCTCATGGTGATACCATCGGATGATTCGCTGGTTCAAGGCAACGACTTTTATTCCATAATCATAAATCCCAGCCACCTGGGTGGACAAGCTGGCTTTAGGTTGGCGTTTCACACCAAGGGCGCCCTCTTCGACTTGCAGCAATTCTTTACCGGTTACAGAGTGGTTGATGATCTTTTTGGAGCCAAGATAATTCTGCAGCAAGCAGAAGGGGTCCTGCGAGGAACACAACGACGAAGCACAGGACGGGTGCAGCTATGGTCTTCGACTGTTAGACCGACTGGCCGAGCCTTGCCAAAAGAAATtctgacctcctccaccagcaccttGAGAAATCTACCTGGCATGGGTTTCAACCCGAGCACACCGCCACCAGTTTTGCCTCCATTGGATTCTTTCTCGAGGCTGACCCTGTCACAAGAGCCTGCCCTAACCCCCGCAACTAGTCCAACCAGTTCCAGCCAGAGTGTTGAGACACCGCCCCCGATCATGTCTTCATTCCGGCAAACGCCTTTCCctaacagcaacaacagatTCTCAGGAAACAGCTGCAATTCCAACTCCCCCTGGCAACATCCCATGCTCCTGGCTCAAGTCGGTGGGGCAACTCAGTCATCGCCCGTTCCTCAACGCTATTCAACTCAGAGTGACGATTTTCAAACCACGTTAACCTCCCCCGTTTCGCCGGTCCAGAGGTCCAATGCAAACACCAACCGCCCGCTTCCGCGGCGCCCATCAGTCGCATTTTCCGTAACATCTCAATCTTCAGCGGTCTCCGTCGCAAGCACCACCCAGTCTGCTGCTATGATTCAAGTGGGACCTCGAGGAACCATGGGATGCATCATTCAGGCTCCTGAGCCACCTCGCTTGGTGCTCTTCATCAGAGGAAGAACATCAGCAGAGCCAAGTAGTCTGCTGGCCATTGACA TCAATTCAAATATTCGAATCAACCCGGACCTCTGCAAATGCCGCCAGGGACGGTCTGAACATCCTCAAGCACGCCAACAAGCAGCTCCATCACAGTGCTGCCAAGTCGTGCTTCAGCCTGCGGGAGGACGAGACAAAATCTATGCCAAGGAGACAGCCGCTCCCGAAGACACGAAAAGTGTCAACaataagaagaagaacaacgGGGGTGGGACAGAAGGGGCCTCAACGTGGAATCTGGCCAGTGCTGGCAGGTTTCAACAGTACAATGATTTGAGCAAGGGTGGTATGAAGCAGGTCAAGAAATTGAAGCTTGTGACTATTGAGTTTGGCAGTGTCCAAG CTCGGCAGCGGTTCGTTACAAACTTTAACGACTTGAAGGAGCTGTACTCGAAGTATGCGGTGGTATGA
- a CDS encoding hypothetical protein (COG:H; EggNog:ENOG503P99J), with product MPRKVRYNLAASLDGFIATPTGSYSWIVDDKTIDFDSLYAQFGCFVMGRTTHEAYLAMDPAENPLRAYYKTGSVVVVGDTLDRDLETQVEVVKLGEVESFVRALKGREGGKDGDIWLMGGGKLAGEMLRLGLVDTVEVAVMPVLLGEGVKMFEGKGREDGWRLELRGCERKETGILMLEYDVLYKEPWR from the coding sequence ATGCCCCGCAAAGTCCGGTacaacctcgccgcctcgCTCGACGGCTTCATAGCCACCCCCACCGGCTCCTACAGCTGGATCGTCGACGACAAGACGATTGATTTCGATAGCCTGTACGCCCAGTTCGGCTGCTTTGTCATGGGCCGGACAACACACGAGGCATATCTTGCCATGGACCCCGCAGAGAACCCGTTGCGGGCTTACTACAAAACAGGGAgcgtggttgttgttggcgacACCCTGGATCGAGATCTGGAGACACAGGTTGAGGTTGTGAAGCTAGGGGAGGTGGAGTCTTTTGTCAGGGCGctcaaggggagggaggggggaaaggatGGTGATATCTGGCTCATGGGTGGGGGCAAGTTGGCGGGGGAGATGCTGAGGTTGGGACTGGTTGAcacggtggaggtggcggttATGCCGGTgttgctgggggagggggtgaagatgtttgagggaaagggaagagaggatgggtggaggttggagttgaggggaTGTGAGAGGAAAGAGACGGGGATTTTGATGCTGGAGTATGATGTTCTTTATAAGGAGCCCTGGAGATGA